The following coding sequences are from one Niveibacterium umoris window:
- a CDS encoding pseudouridine synthase, which produces MLKLLYHDEHLVAIDKPAGLLVHRSVLDRHETRFAVQLLRDQIGRRVIPVHRLDKGTSGVLVFAFEREVAATLAAQFETRAVEKRYLAVVRGWPDEGGVIAHPLKVVRDEYELPIDALVPAQEAVTAYRRLATVELPVPDDRHPSSRYALVLLSPETGRRHQIRRHLKHISHPVIGDATYGKGRHNRMFAEHYGCARLLLHCARMTLQHPHSGAPLVLAAPLSGAFAERVAEFGWCEALAGCGMPLSDPESP; this is translated from the coding sequence ATGCTCAAGCTGCTCTACCACGACGAACACCTGGTCGCGATCGACAAGCCTGCCGGCCTGCTGGTGCATCGTTCCGTGCTCGATCGTCACGAAACGCGCTTTGCGGTGCAGCTGCTGCGCGACCAGATCGGGCGCAGGGTGATCCCCGTCCATCGGCTCGACAAGGGCACCTCCGGCGTTCTGGTGTTCGCTTTCGAGCGCGAGGTTGCAGCGACGCTTGCCGCGCAGTTCGAAACCCGTGCCGTTGAAAAACGCTACCTTGCAGTCGTGCGCGGCTGGCCCGACGAGGGCGGCGTGATTGCGCATCCGCTGAAAGTTGTGCGTGACGAATATGAATTGCCGATCGACGCGCTGGTGCCCGCACAGGAGGCGGTCACCGCTTACCGCCGGCTCGCGACGGTCGAACTGCCCGTTCCCGACGATCGTCACCCGAGCAGCCGCTACGCGCTGGTGCTGCTCTCGCCAGAAACCGGGCGCCGCCACCAGATCCGTCGTCACCTCAAGCACATCTCGCATCCGGTGATCGGCGATGCGACGTACGGCAAGGGTCGCCATAACCGGATGTTCGCCGAACACTACGGCTGCGCACGCCTGCTCTTGCACTGCGCGCGCATGACGCTGCAGCACCCGCACAGCGGTGCCCCCTTGGTGCTGGCGGCGCCGCTGAGCGGTGCGTTTGCCGAGCGGGTGGCCGAATTCGGCTGGTGCGAGGCCCTTGCCGGATGCGGCATGCCGCTCAGCGACCCAGAATCCCCTTGA
- the cysK gene encoding cysteine synthase A: MSNWFADNSLSIGRTPLVKLNRILDGAPATVLAKIEGRNPAYSVKCRIGAALIWDAEKRGLLGPGKELVEPTSGNTGIALAFVAAARGIPLTLTMPETMSIERRKLLLAYGAKLVLTEGAKGMSGAIAKAEEIAASDPKYVLLQQFKNPANPAIHEATTGPEIWQDTEGAIDILVSGVGTGGTITGVTRYIKGTQKKAIQSVAVEPAASPVLTQTRNGEPPKPAPHKIQGIGAGFVPQVLDLSLVDAIEQVSNEEAVEYARRLAREEGILSGISCGAAAAVAARLAKKPENEGKTIVVVLPDSGERYLSSILFDGVFDASGLPV; the protein is encoded by the coding sequence ATGTCGAACTGGTTTGCTGACAACTCCCTGTCCATCGGCCGCACGCCGCTGGTCAAACTCAACCGCATCCTCGACGGCGCGCCGGCCACGGTGCTGGCAAAGATCGAGGGCCGCAACCCGGCCTACTCCGTCAAGTGCCGTATCGGCGCAGCGCTGATCTGGGATGCCGAGAAGCGTGGGCTGCTTGGGCCGGGCAAGGAGCTGGTCGAACCAACCAGCGGCAACACCGGGATCGCGCTGGCGTTTGTCGCCGCGGCGCGCGGTATTCCGCTCACGCTGACGATGCCTGAGACGATGAGCATCGAGCGTCGCAAGTTGCTGCTTGCCTATGGTGCGAAGCTGGTGCTGACCGAAGGCGCGAAGGGCATGAGTGGCGCGATCGCGAAGGCCGAGGAAATCGCTGCATCCGATCCGAAATACGTGCTGCTGCAACAGTTCAAGAACCCGGCCAATCCGGCGATTCACGAGGCTACGACGGGCCCGGAGATCTGGCAGGACACCGAGGGCGCGATCGACATTCTGGTCTCGGGTGTCGGCACTGGCGGCACGATCACCGGCGTAACGCGCTACATCAAGGGTACGCAGAAGAAGGCGATCCAGTCGGTTGCCGTTGAGCCGGCCGCCAGCCCCGTCCTGACGCAGACGCGCAATGGCGAGCCGCCCAAGCCCGCGCCGCACAAGATCCAGGGTATCGGCGCGGGCTTTGTGCCGCAGGTGCTGGATCTTTCGCTGGTGGATGCGATCGAGCAGGTCAGCAACGAAGAGGCGGTGGAGTACGCGCGGCGCCTTGCCCGCGAGGAAGGGATCCTCTCCGGCATCTCTTGCGGCGCGGCGGCTGCGGTTGCGGCCCGCCTGGCGAAGAAGCCCGAGAACGAAGGCAAGACGATCGTGGTCGTGCTGCCGGATTCGGGGGAGCGCTATCTGAGTTCCATCCTGTTCGACGGCGTCTTCGACGCGAGCGGGTTGCCCGTATGA
- a CDS encoding family 2A encapsulin nanocompartment shell protein, translating to MADHQSIPTALGDNAARQLANATKTVPQLSVISPRWLVHLLQWLPVEAGIYRLNKVKNPANVQVACSQRDESELPQTFVDYEEQPREYFLNAVTTILDVHTRVSDLYSSPHDQIKEQLRLTIETIKERQESELINNPDYGLLANVAEEQRVFTLTGAPTPDDLDELITKVWKEPAFFLTHPLAIAAFGRECTRRGVPPPTVSLFGSQFLTWRGIPLIPSDKVPVVDGKTKILLIRVGEKRQGVVGLFQPGLAGEQSPGLSVRFMGINRNAIASYLISLYCSLAVLTDDALAVLEDVEIGKYHDYPDTYK from the coding sequence ATGGCTGACCACCAAAGCATTCCGACCGCGCTGGGCGATAACGCCGCCCGCCAGTTGGCGAATGCCACGAAGACCGTCCCGCAACTGTCGGTAATTTCGCCGCGTTGGCTGGTCCATCTGCTGCAGTGGCTGCCGGTCGAAGCCGGTATCTACCGGCTGAACAAGGTCAAGAATCCGGCCAATGTGCAAGTCGCCTGTTCGCAGCGCGACGAGTCGGAACTGCCGCAGACCTTCGTCGACTACGAGGAACAGCCGCGCGAGTACTTCCTCAACGCGGTCACGACGATCCTCGATGTGCATACCCGCGTATCGGATCTCTACAGCAGCCCGCATGACCAGATCAAAGAGCAGCTTCGCCTGACGATCGAGACGATCAAGGAGCGTCAGGAATCCGAGCTGATCAACAACCCCGATTACGGTCTGCTCGCCAACGTCGCTGAAGAGCAGCGCGTGTTCACGCTGACCGGCGCGCCGACGCCGGACGACCTGGACGAACTGATTACCAAAGTCTGGAAAGAGCCTGCCTTCTTCCTGACCCACCCGCTGGCGATTGCCGCCTTTGGCCGCGAGTGCACCCGCCGTGGCGTGCCGCCGCCCACCGTCAGCCTGTTCGGGTCGCAGTTCCTGACCTGGCGTGGCATCCCGCTCATTCCATCGGACAAGGTGCCGGTTGTTGATGGCAAGACCAAGATCCTGCTGATCCGCGTTGGCGAAAAGCGCCAGGGCGTTGTTGGTCTGTTCCAGCCGGGCCTTGCCGGCGAACAGAGCCCGGGCCTGTCTGTGCGCTTCATGGGCATCAACCGCAATGCGATCGCGTCCTACCTGATTTCGCTGTATTGCTCGCTCGCGGTGTTGACGGACGACGCGCTGGCAGTGCTCGAAGACGTGGAGATCGGCAAGTACCATGACTATCCCGACACCTACAAGTGA
- a CDS encoding rhodanese-like domain-containing protein gives MALIATSQTSPLAANGFRATASGSEPSAAAEAILERARAAARDAGLPYAGRVTPQEAWALFSEGAALLVDVRTAEERKFVGHVPETLHVAWMTGTSLIRNPRFVRELESKTGKNAVVLLLCRSGKRSADAAEAAAKAGFANVFNVLEGFEGDLDASQQRGRVGGWRLHGLPWVQD, from the coding sequence ATGGCCCTCATCGCAACATCCCAAACCAGCCCGCTTGCCGCGAACGGCTTTCGCGCGACCGCAAGCGGTTCGGAACCGTCGGCCGCTGCCGAAGCGATCCTTGAGCGTGCGCGTGCCGCGGCGCGAGACGCCGGCCTGCCCTATGCGGGGCGGGTTACGCCGCAGGAGGCCTGGGCGCTATTCAGCGAAGGTGCCGCGCTGTTGGTCGACGTACGTACCGCAGAAGAACGCAAGTTCGTTGGTCATGTGCCCGAGACGCTGCATGTGGCGTGGATGACCGGCACCTCGCTTATCCGCAATCCGCGTTTTGTCCGTGAGCTTGAAAGCAAGACAGGCAAGAACGCCGTCGTGCTGTTGCTGTGCCGCAGCGGCAAGCGTTCGGCCGACGCCGCCGAGGCCGCCGCGAAGGCGGGCTTCGCCAACGTATTCAACGTCCTCGAAGGCTTTGAGGGCGATCTCGATGCCTCGCAGCAGCGCGGCCGCGTTGGCGGTTGGCGCCTGCACGGTCTGCCTTGGGTTCAGGACTGA
- a CDS encoding crotonase/enoyl-CoA hydratase family protein, whose amino-acid sequence MSDNIPALQTLILSHESGVARVALNRPDKLNALNESMWRELRDAFAWADRTPEVRVVVLHGNGRAFSTGIDLAMMAGLRERVSHADLARSQELLRHLILDLQDCVSSIERCRKPVLAAIHGPCIGGAVDIISACDMRYASENAVFSVREIDIGMAADVGTLQRLPRIIPDGIARELAYTGRNVLAAEAAAFGLVNRVFETPETLQQGVAEIAAAIAAKSPLAVRGTKEMLKYGRDHSIEDGLRYVASWNASALLSEDLQESALAMMQKRPPRYRD is encoded by the coding sequence ATGAGTGACAACATCCCTGCCCTGCAGACCCTCATCCTCTCGCACGAGAGCGGCGTCGCACGCGTTGCGCTGAACCGACCCGACAAGCTCAATGCGCTGAACGAGAGCATGTGGCGCGAACTGCGCGACGCGTTTGCCTGGGCCGACAGAACGCCCGAAGTCCGTGTCGTCGTGCTGCACGGCAACGGCCGCGCCTTCTCTACCGGGATCGACCTCGCGATGATGGCTGGACTTCGCGAGCGCGTCAGCCATGCGGATCTGGCGCGCAGCCAGGAACTGCTGCGTCACCTGATTCTTGATCTGCAGGATTGCGTCAGCAGCATCGAGCGCTGCCGCAAGCCGGTACTCGCCGCGATCCATGGCCCCTGCATCGGTGGTGCCGTCGACATCATCAGCGCCTGCGACATGCGCTACGCCAGTGAGAACGCAGTGTTCTCGGTACGCGAGATCGATATCGGCATGGCGGCCGATGTGGGCACGCTGCAAAGGCTGCCGCGCATCATTCCGGACGGCATCGCGCGCGAGTTGGCCTACACGGGGCGCAACGTGCTCGCCGCTGAAGCCGCGGCTTTCGGCCTGGTCAACCGCGTCTTCGAAACGCCGGAAACGCTGCAGCAAGGGGTCGCCGAGATCGCGGCTGCAATAGCAGCCAAGTCCCCTCTGGCCGTGCGCGGGACCAAGGAGATGCTCAAATACGGGCGCGACCACTCGATTGAGGATGGGCTGCGCTACGTAGCAAGCTGGAATGCATCCGCCCTGCTTTCCGAAGATCTGCAAGAAAGCGCCCTCGCAATGATGCAGAAGCGGCCGCCCCGTTATCGCGACTGA
- a CDS encoding helix-turn-helix transcriptional regulator, translating into MRLLRGERGWSQELLAEKADLNRTYVGEVERGDVVPSILTAAKLADAFGVRLSIVMARCESLARPREYTHF; encoded by the coding sequence GTGCGGCTACTGCGTGGCGAGCGTGGTTGGTCGCAGGAGTTGCTCGCCGAGAAGGCTGACCTCAATCGCACCTACGTGGGTGAGGTGGAGCGCGGCGATGTGGTGCCCTCAATTCTCACTGCGGCAAAGCTTGCCGACGCCTTCGGTGTGCGGCTCTCGATCGTGATGGCCCGTTGTGAGTCCTTGGCTCGGCCCCGCGAGTACACACACTTTTGA
- a CDS encoding sulfate ABC transporter substrate-binding protein, translating to MHVNYPRRTLIALAIALGTIGTAWADTTLLNVSYDPTRELYTDYNAAFAKYWKGKTGETVTFKQSHGGSGKQARAVIDGLDADVVTLALAYDIDEIAARAKSLPPDWQKRLPSNASPYTSTIVFLVRKGNPKKITDWADLARSGVEVITPNPKTSGGARWNYLAAWGYALKHTGGTDASARDFVKRIYSNVKVLDSGARGATTTFTERGIGDVLIAWENEAYLAVKELGPDKFDIVTPSISILAEPPVSVVDKVVDKKGTRKVAEAYLQYLYSPEGQDIAGKHYYRPRDAKAAAKYAKQFAPVKLFTIDEVFGGWQKAQKTHFADGGVFDQIYGK from the coding sequence ATGCACGTCAACTACCCCCGCCGCACCCTGATCGCGCTTGCGATTGCCCTGGGTACCATCGGCACCGCCTGGGCTGATACGACCCTGTTGAACGTCTCTTATGATCCGACCCGCGAGCTCTACACGGACTACAACGCGGCATTCGCGAAGTACTGGAAGGGCAAGACGGGCGAGACCGTCACGTTCAAACAATCCCACGGCGGTTCGGGCAAGCAGGCGCGCGCCGTGATCGATGGCCTCGATGCCGACGTGGTGACCTTGGCGCTGGCCTACGACATCGACGAGATCGCGGCGCGCGCGAAGTCGCTGCCGCCGGATTGGCAGAAGCGTCTGCCGAGCAACGCCTCGCCCTACACGTCGACGATCGTGTTCCTGGTGCGCAAGGGCAACCCGAAGAAGATCACCGACTGGGCGGATCTGGCACGCAGCGGTGTCGAGGTGATCACGCCCAACCCGAAGACCTCCGGCGGCGCGCGCTGGAACTACCTTGCCGCATGGGGCTATGCGCTCAAGCACACCGGCGGCACCGACGCCAGTGCGCGCGATTTCGTCAAACGCATCTACTCGAACGTCAAGGTGTTGGACTCCGGCGCGCGCGGCGCCACCACCACCTTCACCGAACGCGGCATCGGTGATGTGCTGATTGCGTGGGAGAACGAGGCCTACCTCGCCGTGAAGGAGCTCGGCCCCGACAAGTTCGATATCGTCACGCCGTCGATCTCGATCCTCGCCGAACCGCCGGTCTCGGTGGTCGACAAGGTGGTCGACAAGAAGGGCACACGCAAGGTGGCGGAGGCCTACCTGCAATACCTCTACTCGCCGGAAGGCCAGGACATTGCCGGCAAGCACTACTACCGCCCCCGCGACGCCAAGGCTGCGGCGAAATACGCCAAGCAGTTCGCGCCGGTGAAGCTCTTCACCATCGACGAGGTGTTCGGCGGCTGGCAGAAAGCGCAGAAGACGCACTTTGCCGACGGTGGCGTGTTCGATCAGATCTACGGCAAGTAA
- a CDS encoding family 2A encapsulin nanocompartment cargo protein cysteine desulfurase has protein sequence MTIPTPTSEGLAGLAPAAPPGLPDVGTLARLAGEFFAALPGTTPPNFDGFSGSTLTQAQAPEPRLDLAGRAPMFAPSAAAPTGIPESLPEASPAAGRAGGASLGVPEAYAAALPSVTPPQVASATPTTSPYYFLGDAQALGAQPQVEVPRDDRVTAQSFGLPGESELRALLAGTDSPRAVSPEAARSAPGYYFVDHVALPQEPPQVQPQVQPSGHPPFDVNAVRRDFPILQERVNGKQLIWFDNAATTHKPQAVIDRLAYFYAHENSNIHRAAHELAARATDAYEGARKKVAKFIGASSVEEVIFVRGATEAINLVAKTWGVQNVGAGDEIVVSNLEHHANIVPWQQLAAQVGAKIRVIPVDDSGQILLEEYRKLLNDRTKLVAITQVSNALGTITPVREIVALAHSVGAKALVDGAQSVSHMRVDVQALDADFFVFSGHKVFAPTGIGVVYGKRDILEKMQPWQGGGNMIADVTFERTIYQPPPNRFEAGTGNIADAVGLGAAIDYVERIGLENIARYEHDLLAYATHALKPVPGVRLIGTAADKASVLSFVLAGYRTEEVGEALNREGIAVRSGHHCAQPILRRFGLEATVRPSLAFYNTCAEVDALVSVVRRLSSNRAH, from the coding sequence ATGACTATCCCGACACCTACAAGTGAGGGGCTCGCGGGCCTTGCGCCCGCGGCGCCGCCGGGCTTGCCGGATGTCGGAACGCTTGCGCGACTTGCGGGTGAGTTCTTTGCTGCGCTGCCGGGTACCACGCCGCCGAATTTCGACGGCTTCAGTGGCAGTACGCTGACTCAAGCGCAGGCGCCGGAGCCCCGGCTCGATCTGGCAGGTCGCGCACCGATGTTCGCGCCCTCGGCTGCCGCGCCGACCGGTATTCCGGAGTCGCTGCCCGAGGCTTCGCCAGCCGCCGGCCGTGCCGGCGGTGCGTCGCTCGGCGTGCCGGAGGCCTACGCCGCGGCGCTGCCCTCGGTCACGCCGCCGCAGGTCGCAAGCGCAACGCCGACGACCTCGCCGTACTACTTTCTCGGTGACGCACAGGCGCTCGGCGCACAGCCTCAGGTCGAAGTGCCGCGGGATGACCGTGTTACCGCCCAGTCCTTCGGCTTGCCCGGTGAATCCGAACTGCGTGCGCTGCTCGCAGGAACCGATTCGCCGCGAGCGGTTTCGCCGGAAGCAGCACGCAGCGCGCCCGGCTACTACTTTGTCGATCATGTGGCATTGCCGCAGGAGCCGCCGCAGGTGCAGCCGCAGGTGCAGCCGAGCGGGCATCCGCCGTTCGACGTCAATGCCGTCCGCCGCGATTTCCCGATCCTGCAGGAGCGTGTCAACGGCAAGCAGCTGATCTGGTTCGACAACGCTGCGACTACACACAAGCCGCAGGCGGTGATCGATCGGCTGGCGTACTTCTACGCGCACGAAAACTCCAACATCCACCGTGCCGCGCATGAGCTTGCCGCGCGGGCGACGGATGCGTACGAGGGCGCGCGAAAGAAGGTTGCCAAATTCATCGGCGCGAGTTCGGTGGAAGAGGTGATCTTCGTGCGCGGCGCGACCGAGGCGATCAACCTCGTCGCGAAGACCTGGGGGGTGCAGAACGTCGGTGCCGGTGACGAGATCGTCGTGTCGAACCTGGAGCATCACGCCAACATCGTGCCCTGGCAACAGCTCGCGGCGCAGGTGGGCGCGAAGATCCGCGTGATCCCGGTGGACGACTCAGGCCAGATCCTGCTCGAGGAATACCGCAAGCTGCTCAACGACCGCACCAAGCTCGTGGCGATCACGCAGGTCTCCAACGCGCTGGGTACGATCACGCCGGTGCGCGAGATCGTCGCGCTGGCACACAGCGTTGGTGCCAAGGCGCTGGTCGATGGCGCCCAGTCCGTGTCGCACATGCGTGTCGATGTGCAGGCGCTGGATGCGGACTTCTTCGTGTTCTCCGGGCACAAGGTGTTCGCGCCGACTGGCATCGGCGTGGTCTACGGCAAGCGCGATATCCTCGAGAAGATGCAGCCCTGGCAGGGCGGCGGCAACATGATTGCCGACGTCACCTTCGAGCGCACGATCTACCAGCCACCGCCCAACCGTTTCGAAGCCGGTACCGGAAACATTGCGGACGCAGTGGGTCTTGGGGCTGCGATCGATTACGTCGAGCGTATTGGCCTGGAGAACATCGCGCGCTATGAGCACGATCTGCTGGCGTATGCGACGCATGCACTCAAGCCGGTGCCGGGCGTGCGGCTGATCGGCACTGCCGCGGACAAGGCCAGCGTGCTGTCCTTCGTGCTGGCGGGTTATCGCACCGAAGAGGTGGGTGAAGCGTTGAACCGTGAAGGCATTGCGGTGCGCTCCGGCCATCATTGCGCCCAGCCGATCCTGCGCCGCTTTGGACTTGAAGCGACGGTGCGTCCGTCATTGGCGTTCTACAACACCTGCGCTGAAGTCGATGCGCTCGTGTCGGTCGTGCGTCGGCTGTCGAGCAACCGCGCACACTGA
- the epsC gene encoding serine O-acetyltransferase EpsC, whose amino-acid sequence MLSAQPNWDLDRVVAGLREARDTWRSAQRRGRDFGGRELPSRSALNEIAAALCGALFPMRLGPADLRQESEDFYVGHTLDAALNSLLAQVRLELKYAAREAPSSPTELELRAVEIVRSFASLLPAVRRLLDTDVTAAFNGDPAARTVDEVLLCYPGVLAVIHHRLAHQLYRLGVPLIARIVSEIAHSETGIDIHPGATIGESFFIDHGTGVVIGETAVIGNRVRLYQAVTLGAKRFEQDADGNLLKGAPRHPVVEDDVVIYAGATILGRITIGKGSSIGGNIWLTRSVPPGSHVTQANTRQEVINDGAGI is encoded by the coding sequence CTGCTCAGCGCGCAGCCCAACTGGGACCTCGATCGCGTGGTCGCAGGGCTGCGTGAGGCTCGCGACACTTGGCGTAGCGCGCAGCGGCGCGGGCGCGATTTCGGCGGTAGGGAGCTTCCCTCGCGCAGCGCCCTCAACGAGATCGCCGCCGCGCTGTGCGGTGCGCTGTTTCCGATGCGCCTCGGGCCCGCCGATCTGCGCCAGGAGAGCGAGGACTTCTACGTCGGCCATACGCTGGATGCGGCCCTCAACAGCCTGCTCGCGCAGGTGCGGCTGGAACTCAAGTACGCGGCGCGTGAAGCACCGTCCAGCCCGACCGAGCTTGAATTGCGTGCGGTTGAAATCGTGCGCAGTTTCGCGAGCCTTTTGCCGGCTGTGCGCCGCCTGCTCGATACCGACGTGACCGCAGCGTTCAACGGCGACCCGGCAGCTCGCACCGTGGACGAAGTGCTGCTTTGCTACCCCGGCGTGCTGGCAGTGATTCATCACCGCCTGGCACACCAGCTCTATCGACTGGGTGTGCCGCTCATCGCCCGGATCGTGTCGGAAATCGCGCACTCGGAAACAGGCATCGACATCCATCCCGGCGCAACGATTGGTGAGAGTTTCTTTATCGACCACGGCACAGGTGTCGTGATCGGCGAAACGGCAGTGATTGGTAATCGCGTGCGTCTATACCAGGCGGTGACTCTGGGCGCCAAGCGCTTCGAGCAAGACGCGGACGGCAACTTGCTCAAAGGCGCACCGCGTCATCCAGTGGTCGAAGACGATGTCGTGATCTACGCCGGCGCAACCATCCTTGGTCGCATCACGATTGGCAAGGGCTCGTCAATCGGCGGAAACATCTGGCTCACGCGCAGCGTGCCACCGGGAAGTCATGTAACGCAGGCCAACACGCGGCAGGAAGTGATCAACGATGGCGCGGGAATCTGA
- the ssuE gene encoding NADPH-dependent FMN reductase, with the protein MSILTIAGSPSADSRSAKLLAHVGNAIEAAELDVATLSLRSLPAEALLLADRSHPAIVAALNAVADASAIVLATPIYKAAYSGLLKTFLDLLPQRGFEGKFVWPIASGGSLAHALAIDYALRPVLASLSAAQIGRAVFALDSEIGSDSGGGLQLAPALAARLDDGVNALAQHLGASPRVAKLNASHGFMRFSPARCSA; encoded by the coding sequence GTGAGCATCTTGACCATCGCAGGCAGTCCATCGGCTGACTCGCGTTCAGCGAAGCTGCTGGCCCATGTTGGCAACGCCATTGAGGCCGCCGAACTGGACGTCGCGACGCTGTCGCTGCGTAGCCTGCCGGCTGAAGCGCTGCTGCTGGCCGATCGCAGCCACCCGGCGATTGTTGCTGCGCTCAACGCGGTGGCGGACGCAAGTGCGATCGTGCTGGCGACGCCGATCTACAAGGCAGCCTACAGCGGCCTGCTGAAAACCTTTCTCGATCTGCTGCCGCAGCGCGGTTTCGAGGGCAAGTTCGTATGGCCGATTGCATCCGGCGGCAGCCTCGCGCATGCGCTGGCGATCGACTATGCGCTGCGCCCGGTGTTGGCGAGCCTCTCGGCCGCGCAGATCGGCCGGGCTGTGTTTGCGCTGGACAGCGAAATCGGCAGCGATTCCGGCGGCGGGCTGCAGCTCGCACCGGCGCTTGCGGCGCGGCTGGACGACGGCGTCAACGCACTGGCGCAGCACCTTGGTGCGTCACCCCGCGTTGCCAAGCTGAACGCGTCGCACGGGTTCATGCGTTTCTCGCCGGCGCGTTGCAGCGCCTGA
- a CDS encoding putative selenate ABC transporter substrate-binding protein, with product MLTLFRRHASRGLAALAFATLAFPAFAQVKELKVSAIPDEAPTELQRKFAPLGKYLEKELGMPVSFVPVTDYAGVVEALAARRIDLAWLGGFTFVQAKLRTGGTAIPLVQRAEDEKFTSRFITADPAIKTLADLKGKTFAFGSASSTSGHLMPRYFLQQAGLNPEKDFKTVAFSGAHDATVAFVASGRADAGVLNASVWDKLVESGKVDTNKVRVFTTTPAYFDYNWTVRGDLDATIAKKLREAFLKLDPANPEHKEIMALQRASRFVPTKAENYLSIEQAAQAAGLLR from the coding sequence ATGCTGACCCTATTCCGTCGCCACGCATCGCGTGGCCTGGCGGCGCTCGCGTTCGCGACGCTTGCCTTTCCCGCCTTCGCCCAGGTCAAGGAACTCAAGGTTTCCGCCATTCCGGACGAAGCGCCGACCGAGTTGCAGCGCAAGTTCGCGCCACTCGGCAAGTACCTCGAAAAGGAACTCGGCATGCCGGTGAGCTTCGTACCGGTCACTGATTACGCAGGGGTTGTCGAGGCGCTCGCCGCCAGGCGCATCGATCTGGCCTGGCTGGGTGGCTTTACCTTCGTGCAGGCGAAGTTGCGCACCGGCGGCACCGCGATCCCGCTGGTCCAGCGTGCCGAAGATGAGAAGTTCACCAGCCGTTTCATCACCGCCGACCCGGCAATCAAGACGCTCGCTGACCTCAAGGGCAAGACTTTCGCCTTCGGTTCGGCATCGTCGACCTCGGGTCACCTGATGCCGCGCTACTTCCTGCAGCAGGCTGGCCTCAACCCTGAAAAGGACTTCAAGACCGTTGCCTTCTCCGGGGCCCATGACGCCACCGTCGCCTTTGTCGCGTCGGGGCGTGCCGATGCGGGCGTGCTCAACGCCTCGGTGTGGGACAAGCTGGTGGAGAGCGGCAAGGTCGACACCAACAAGGTCCGTGTGTTCACCACGACGCCGGCTTACTTCGACTACAACTGGACGGTGCGCGGCGATCTCGACGCCACTATCGCGAAGAAGCTGCGCGAAGCCTTCCTGAAGCTCGACCCGGCAAACCCGGAACACAAGGAAATCATGGCGCTCCAGCGCGCCAGCCGCTTCGTGCCGACGAAGGCAGAGAACTACTTGAGCATCGAGCAGGCGGCGCAGGCCGCTGGCCTGCTGCGCTGA
- a CDS encoding phosphonate ABC transporter ATP-binding protein, with protein sequence MDIRISGLRVAYGAHQPGLAGVDLTLASGGQLAIIGPSGAGKTSLLRCLGTALRPGGGVLELNGAHPWQIGRSRLRLLRSRIGMVHQAPPLPPRQRVVTATLAGRLGRWPTWKSLLSLLVPQDIAGARAALQRVDLQDKLFERCDQLSGGQLQRVGIARVLYQAPALVLADEPVSALDPVLADHTLAVLCDDARQRGATLVASLHAVELALARFPRIVGVREGCIAFDKPTAEVTDEDLKALYASERLTPGPSPAPFDGAPRVLATGLPCC encoded by the coding sequence ATGGATATCCGCATTTCCGGCCTGCGCGTCGCGTATGGCGCCCATCAACCCGGCCTTGCCGGCGTCGACCTGACGCTCGCGAGCGGCGGGCAACTTGCGATCATCGGCCCGTCAGGTGCAGGCAAGACCAGCTTGCTGCGCTGCCTTGGCACCGCGTTGCGCCCTGGCGGCGGCGTGCTTGAACTCAACGGCGCGCACCCCTGGCAGATCGGTCGCAGCCGCCTGCGCCTTCTGCGCAGCCGCATCGGCATGGTGCATCAAGCGCCCCCTTTGCCGCCCCGGCAGCGTGTCGTGACCGCCACGCTTGCGGGCCGACTCGGCCGGTGGCCCACATGGAAGTCCTTGCTGTCCTTGCTCGTGCCGCAGGACATTGCCGGCGCGCGTGCCGCGCTGCAGCGCGTCGATCTGCAGGACAAGCTGTTTGAACGCTGCGATCAGCTCTCGGGCGGGCAATTGCAACGCGTTGGCATCGCTCGTGTGCTCTACCAGGCGCCTGCACTGGTGCTCGCCGACGAACCGGTCTCGGCGCTCGACCCCGTGCTGGCGGATCACACGCTGGCCGTGCTCTGCGACGATGCGCGCCAACGCGGCGCCACACTGGTCGCCAGCCTGCATGCGGTCGAACTCGCGCTCGCGCGCTTCCCGCGCATCGTCGGCGTGCGCGAGGGCTGCATCGCATTCGACAAACCTACCGCGGAAGTGACCGACGAGGATCTCAAGGCGCTGTACGCCTCCGAACGCCTTACGCCTGGTCCGTCTCCCGCCCCGTTTGACGGCGCGCCACGCGTGCTCGCGACCGGGTTGCCATGCTGCTGA